The Nitrosomonas communis genome has a segment encoding these proteins:
- a CDS encoding c-type cytochrome, translating to MKKTRLGGAVVVFGFMLVIFFPAINHAWSAQEEKLSAGFAWKDGAEIYAKICAYCHETQVGPSIRNRELPINYIRTIVRNGNRAMPAFRSSEIDDESLTKLSDFISKTEAQH from the coding sequence ATGAAAAAAACAAGATTGGGAGGCGCAGTCGTAGTATTCGGTTTCATGTTGGTAATATTCTTCCCCGCGATAAACCATGCATGGTCAGCGCAGGAAGAGAAACTTAGTGCTGGGTTTGCGTGGAAGGATGGTGCAGAAATTTATGCCAAAATTTGCGCTTATTGCCATGAAACCCAGGTCGGGCCATCCATTCGCAACCGTGAGCTTCCCATAAACTATATCCGCACTATCGTTCGTAATGGAAACCGGGCCATGCCCGCTTTCCGCTCTTCAGAGATCGACGATGAATCACTGACAAAACTGTCGGATTTCATTTCAAAAACGGAAGCTCAGCATTAA
- the wrbA gene encoding NAD(P)H:quinone oxidoreductase → MTKVLVLYYSMYGHIESMAKAVAEGVRSVEDTEVIIKRVPELIPEEVARKAGVKLDQEAPIATVDELPNYHAIIFGTPTRFGNMCAQMRNFLDQTGRLWLDGNLIGKIASVFTSTATQHGGQETTITSFHTTLLHHGMIIVGVPYSCQEIMNMSEITGGSPYGAGTLAGADGSRQPSENELKIARFQGAHVAKITRKLA, encoded by the coding sequence ATGACGAAAGTTCTTGTTCTTTACTACAGTATGTATGGACATATTGAAAGCATGGCGAAAGCAGTTGCGGAAGGGGTGCGAAGCGTGGAGGATACTGAAGTCATTATCAAGCGAGTGCCTGAGCTGATCCCGGAAGAGGTGGCACGAAAGGCCGGTGTCAAGCTTGATCAGGAAGCACCGATTGCGACAGTAGATGAATTACCGAACTATCATGCTATCATCTTTGGTACGCCAACCCGATTTGGCAATATGTGCGCACAGATGCGCAATTTTCTTGATCAGACCGGCCGTTTGTGGCTTGACGGCAACTTGATTGGTAAAATTGCGAGCGTTTTTACGTCTACTGCTACCCAGCACGGGGGTCAGGAAACTACCATTACATCCTTTCATACCACTTTATTACATCACGGCATGATCATTGTAGGTGTTCCCTATTCCTGCCAGGAAATCATGAATATGAGTGAAATTACTGGAGGCTCTCCCTATGGGGCAGGCACACTCGCCGGAGCAGATGGCAGCCGTCAACCGTCAGAAAATGAACTCAAAATTGCTCGCTTTCAGGGAGCTCATGTAGCAAAAATAACCAGGAAATTAGCCTGA
- a CDS encoding FAD-binding oxidoreductase gives MTSKYIALPEGVTEKVFDAAINDFRSVLGDAAVLISAEQLAPYIKTMMPVSDAEHAPSAALLATTVEQIQKIVAICNRYKVPIWTISTGKNLGYGSAAPAERGQVVLDLKRMNRILEVDKDLAFALVEPGVTYQQLDDYIKEHKLGLWLSMPAPSAIAGPVGNTLDRGVGYTPYGEHFLFACGMEVVLANGEVLRTGMGSMPNSNTWQVFKWGYGPYLDGIFTQSNYGIVTKFGFWLMPEPPAFKPFVIQYEYEEDIVEIVETIRPLRISGVIPNAVVIAHALYEAPVKARRSDYVSGPGSIPDEAVYRIMKDHKLGIWNVYAALYGTQEQIDVNWKIVTQAFGRSGKAKILTEQEAAEDPAFVYRAKLMRGEMTLTEFSLYNWRGGGGSMWFAPVSQARGSETLKQMSLTKQILAKYGLDYSGEFIVGMRDMHHIVDVLYDKTDPKQTKAAYQCFDELLTEFSARGYGTYRVNTAFMDKVAETYGPVQRNVHKILKKALDPNGILAPGKSGIR, from the coding sequence ATGACCAGTAAATATATCGCATTACCTGAAGGCGTAACAGAGAAAGTATTTGATGCAGCTATCAACGATTTTCGCAGCGTGCTTGGCGATGCCGCTGTGCTCATCAGCGCAGAACAACTGGCACCCTACATCAAGACGATGATGCCGGTTTCCGATGCCGAACATGCACCCTCAGCGGCACTTCTGGCCACGACTGTCGAGCAGATTCAAAAGATTGTTGCGATTTGTAACCGATACAAAGTACCGATCTGGACGATTTCGACTGGGAAAAATCTGGGTTATGGCTCGGCAGCTCCTGCTGAGCGCGGTCAGGTCGTGCTTGATCTCAAGCGTATGAATCGTATTCTCGAAGTAGATAAAGATTTGGCCTTTGCTTTGGTGGAACCGGGTGTAACCTATCAGCAGCTTGATGACTATATCAAAGAACACAAACTGGGCTTATGGTTATCCATGCCAGCGCCCTCCGCCATTGCAGGGCCGGTGGGTAATACGCTCGATCGCGGTGTCGGATATACGCCCTACGGAGAACACTTCCTGTTTGCCTGTGGCATGGAAGTTGTCCTTGCCAATGGCGAAGTACTGCGTACGGGAATGGGTTCAATGCCTAACTCCAACACTTGGCAGGTATTTAAATGGGGATACGGCCCTTATCTGGATGGCATTTTTACACAATCCAACTACGGTATTGTCACTAAATTCGGTTTCTGGTTGATGCCTGAACCGCCAGCGTTCAAACCGTTTGTGATTCAATATGAATACGAAGAAGATATCGTAGAGATCGTGGAAACGATTCGTCCGCTGCGCATCAGTGGTGTCATTCCGAATGCAGTAGTCATTGCTCATGCACTGTATGAGGCACCCGTAAAAGCTCGGCGTAGTGATTATGTGTCCGGGCCTGGTTCAATCCCGGATGAAGCAGTCTATCGGATTATGAAAGACCATAAACTAGGTATTTGGAATGTGTATGCGGCTCTCTATGGCACACAGGAGCAGATTGATGTGAATTGGAAAATCGTGACACAGGCTTTTGGTCGATCCGGCAAGGCAAAAATCCTGACAGAGCAGGAAGCGGCAGAGGATCCCGCATTTGTTTATCGTGCCAAGCTCATGCGTGGAGAAATGACACTTACGGAATTTTCGTTGTATAACTGGCGTGGTGGTGGCGGGTCGATGTGGTTCGCACCCGTCTCACAGGCGCGAGGCAGTGAGACGCTCAAGCAGATGTCTCTGACCAAGCAGATTCTTGCCAAATACGGCTTGGATTATTCCGGTGAGTTTATCGTCGGCATGCGTGATATGCATCATATTGTCGACGTACTGTACGATAAAACTGACCCGAAGCAGACGAAAGCAGCCTATCAGTGTTTCGATGAATTGCTGACCGAATTCTCGGCGCGCGGGTATGGAACTTATCGCGTCAACACGGCATTTATGGATAAAGTGGCTGAAACTTATGGCCCGGTACAGAGAAATGTACACAAAATCCTTAAAAAAGCACTGGATCCCAATGGAATTCTTGCCCCGGGGAAATCTGGCATTCGCTAG
- a CDS encoding NAD(P)-dependent alcohol dehydrogenase yields MRKIKAAVIRQQGGPFQIEDLMQDDPRSDEVRVRIVAVGMCHTDMVARDQLYAVPLPVVLGHEGSGVVEQIGSHVKKVAVGDHVVLTYMWCGHCKPCLRGDLTYCEHFYALNFNGAREDGSTSTFTADNTSEPVHDHFFGQSSFGTFALVHERNVIKVPNDAPLELLGPLGCGIQTGAGAVINALKVNPGSSFAAFGGGAVGLSAVMAARAAGATTIISADVVPARLILAMELGATHTINSRETDPVEAVRKITGGGADFTLESSGRPAVLRQAIDALAIRGTCGIVGAPALGTEASFDVNGVMTAGKRIIGIIEGDSNPDLFIPALVELYQQGRFPFDKQVKFYSLDQINQAAEDSEKGSTIKPIIRL; encoded by the coding sequence GTGAGAAAAATCAAGGCAGCAGTTATTCGCCAACAGGGTGGGCCGTTTCAAATTGAAGATCTGATGCAGGATGATCCGCGGTCCGATGAAGTACGCGTTCGCATCGTAGCGGTGGGCATGTGCCATACTGATATGGTCGCGCGCGATCAACTTTATGCGGTGCCGCTGCCAGTGGTGTTGGGGCATGAAGGCTCGGGCGTTGTCGAACAGATAGGTAGCCATGTGAAGAAAGTCGCTGTTGGCGATCATGTTGTGCTGACCTATATGTGGTGCGGACACTGCAAGCCCTGTTTACGTGGTGATTTGACCTATTGCGAACATTTTTATGCGCTGAATTTCAATGGAGCACGCGAAGACGGCAGCACGTCAACCTTTACAGCAGATAATACTTCAGAGCCAGTCCACGATCATTTCTTCGGGCAGTCGTCGTTTGGCACATTTGCGCTCGTGCATGAGCGTAACGTCATCAAGGTCCCCAACGATGCGCCCTTAGAGCTACTCGGCCCGCTGGGTTGCGGCATTCAAACCGGTGCTGGAGCTGTCATAAATGCTCTCAAAGTCAATCCTGGCAGCAGTTTTGCCGCTTTTGGCGGCGGCGCAGTGGGACTCAGTGCCGTGATGGCAGCGCGTGCAGCTGGCGCGACCACCATCATTTCGGCAGACGTAGTGCCTGCGCGCTTGATTCTGGCTATGGAACTGGGCGCAACCCATACTATTAACAGTCGGGAAACCGATCCTGTCGAAGCGGTTCGCAAAATTACCGGAGGAGGCGCTGATTTCACGCTGGAATCAAGTGGACGCCCTGCCGTATTGCGTCAAGCCATTGATGCACTGGCTATTCGGGGAACATGCGGCATTGTCGGCGCCCCTGCTTTGGGTACTGAAGCGAGTTTCGACGTAAATGGGGTGATGACAGCAGGGAAGCGCATTATCGGCATCATCGAAGGCGATAGCAATCCGGATCTTTTTATTCCAGCACTTGTTGAGCTTTATCAGCAGGGAAGATTTCCTTTTGACAAGCAGGTGAAATTCTATTCCCTCGATCAAATCAATCAGGCTGCTGAAGATAGCGAGAAAGGGAGCACGATTAAACCGATCATTCGGCTGTAG
- a CDS encoding ISAzo13-like element transposase-related protein, translating into MLCDCGGSNNARHAITKACSGVIFTSVERIKAVMSKAKTSQGLKVFISIMDRVFETGRKVADGFKENITIEFDPFLPKWNYVAIPSASIISGVIKS; encoded by the coding sequence TTGCTCTGCGACTGTGGAGGCAGCAATAATGCACGCCACGCTATCACCAAAGCTTGTAGTGGAGTTATTTTTACCAGTGTCGAGCGGATCAAAGCAGTCATGAGTAAAGCAAAAACTTCTCAGGGACTAAAGGTCTTTATCTCAATTATGGATAGGGTATTTGAAACTGGGCGCAAAGTGGCGGATGGCTTTAAAGAAAATATCACCATTGAGTTTGACCCGTTTTTACCGAAATGGAATTATGTTGCTATTCCATCTGCCAGCATAATTTCTGGGGTTATTAAATCCTGA
- a CDS encoding DODA-type extradiol aromatic ring-opening family dioxygenase produces MSNQPSETLSPVLYIPHGGGPLPVMGDKEHERMVSFLKGIAKNLSEPSAILVISAHWEEDQATITSNSHPELIYDYYGFPERAYQIRYPAPGHPQLAKAILEMITANGISAKLDEQRGFDHGMFIPLMLMYPQAHIPCLQLSLLKNLDPGQHINLGKAITSLRKKNVLIVGSGMSFHNLKRFFSSGNDGNKENDEFDSWLIETCASRDFLPDEREQRLIEWEKAPSARYCHPREDHLLPLHVCYGAACIDTPTAKVVFNQEIMGKRVTSFLWQ; encoded by the coding sequence ATGAGCAATCAACCATCAGAGACACTTTCACCTGTGTTGTATATACCGCATGGCGGAGGGCCCTTACCCGTTATGGGCGATAAAGAACATGAAAGGATGGTTTCTTTTCTAAAAGGGATTGCAAAAAATTTGAGTGAGCCTTCAGCCATATTAGTTATCAGTGCTCATTGGGAAGAGGATCAAGCAACCATCACAAGTAACAGCCATCCTGAATTGATTTATGATTACTATGGGTTCCCGGAAAGAGCCTATCAAATCCGTTACCCTGCTCCAGGTCATCCGCAGCTGGCGAAAGCAATCCTTGAAATGATAACAGCCAATGGAATTTCAGCTAAACTGGACGAACAGCGGGGATTTGATCATGGTATGTTTATTCCACTCATGCTGATGTATCCACAGGCACATATTCCCTGCCTCCAATTATCCCTACTCAAGAATTTAGACCCAGGTCAACACATTAATTTAGGGAAAGCCATCACCTCTTTACGAAAGAAAAACGTTCTGATTGTTGGTTCCGGGATGTCCTTTCATAATTTGAAGCGGTTCTTCTCGAGTGGCAATGATGGCAACAAAGAAAACGATGAGTTTGATAGCTGGCTGATAGAAACATGTGCCAGCAGAGATTTTCTGCCAGATGAGCGCGAGCAAAGATTGATTGAGTGGGAGAAAGCTCCCTCTGCTCGATATTGCCACCCTAGAGAAGACCATCTTTTACCGTTACATGTCTGTTATGGTGCTGCCTGTATCGATACACCGACAGCCAAAGTTGTGTTTAACCAGGAAATCATGGGTAAAAGAGTTACGAGCTTTCTGTGGCAGTAG